A genomic window from Salvelinus namaycush isolate Seneca chromosome 5, SaNama_1.0, whole genome shotgun sequence includes:
- the LOC120046957 gene encoding LOW QUALITY PROTEIN: uncharacterized protein C4orf45-like (The sequence of the model RefSeq protein was modified relative to this genomic sequence to represent the inferred CDS: substituted 1 base at 1 genomic stop codon) — translation MEISTMIQGRPPKAYGQRMVYTGPDGIGDYSARLINFPRXIGVRPLSPMGTSDLNDLCRPTPCTPPPKQCYIRGVGWGMQYHQQLNSRTPLSNMQIKRAEFRSGLEDRVTNRYQNPWHSPPHFLNKQSVEARSKFVWAHNKYENYSQDNNKYVLLNSKSLTLGM, via the exons ATGGAGATAAGCACAATGATACAAGGAAGGCCCCCAAAAGCCTATGGTCAAAGGATGGTTTATACCG GTCCAGATGGAATTGGAGACTACAGTGCAAGATTGATCAACTTTCCCCGCTAGATTGGGGTTCGCCCTTTGTCACCTATGGGTACAAGCGATTTGAATGACCTGTGCCGGCCTACTCCCTGCACCCCACCCCCCAAACAGTGCTACATTAGAGGGGTGGGATGGGGCATGCAATATCACCAGCAGCTGAACAGTAGGACTCCGCTCAGCAATATGCAAATTAAG AGAGCTGAATTCCGCTCCGGCCTTGAGGACAGAGTCACCAACAGATATCAAAACCCATG GCATTCACCGCCCCACTTTCTAAATAAGCAATCTGTCGAGGCCCGCAGCAAATTCGTTTGGGCGCACAACAAGTATGAAAattacagccaagacaacaacaAATATGTTCTTCTCAACAGTAAGTCATTAACTCTAGGAATGTGA